From a single Marinobacter sp. THAF197a genomic region:
- the gspG gene encoding type II secretion system major pseudopilin GspG translates to MSMKQNPNQARNKGFTLIEIMVVMVILGLLVAIVAPNIMGRSDQAKVTVAETQLSNIANALDLYRLDNSHYPSTQQGLEALVRRPSGSPEPRNWNADGYLKSVPEDPWGNEYQYVSPGTEGPYDLYSFGSDGQEGGEGDAADISVWKTGN, encoded by the coding sequence ATGAGTATGAAACAGAACCCGAACCAGGCCCGTAACAAAGGCTTCACGCTGATTGAAATCATGGTGGTGATGGTCATCCTTGGCTTGCTGGTAGCGATTGTGGCACCCAACATCATGGGCCGTAGCGACCAGGCTAAAGTGACGGTGGCGGAAACCCAGCTCAGCAATATTGCCAATGCCCTGGACCTCTACCGCCTGGATAACAGCCATTACCCGTCTACACAGCAAGGTCTGGAAGCGTTGGTGCGCCGGCCCAGTGGATCACCCGAACCCCGTAACTGGAACGCAGACGGCTACCTGAAAAGCGTCCCGGAAGATCCCTGGGGTAACGAGTACCAGTACGTGAGCCCCGGAACGGAGGGTCCCTACGATCTGTACTCCTTCGGCTCTGACGGCCAGGAGGGTGGCGAGGGTGATGCTGCCGATATCAGTGTCTGGAAAACCGGGAACTGA
- the gspF gene encoding type II secretion system inner membrane protein GspF: MPAYVYKALDQRGKQKQGVLEADAARAVRQQLRERGLTPLTVEPAVDKQQARTNPFSNRGSLSAADLALVTRQLATLIQSGIPIEQALSAAAQQSTKPRIRSMLIAIRAKVMEGYTLADSFGEFPRAFPRLYRSTVAAGEHAGHLDLVLNRLADYTENRQEARQKIQLAAIYPIILSVVAIAIVVFLLTYVVPDIIEVFVRQGQDLPGLTMAMLSVSEFLGTYGVYLFILLMLALVGFRIALNKPGFRMKFHKQLLHLPLFSGMVRGVNTARYASTLSILTTSGVPLVEAMKIAGEVLSNDYLRKELKDAARKVSEGGSLHRSLDQTGYFPPMMLHMIASGEASGELDGMLERTARMQENTLQSKIAAIVGLFEPLMLLVMGVVVLIIVLAIMLPILNMSNLVG, from the coding sequence ATGCCAGCCTACGTTTACAAAGCGCTGGACCAACGGGGAAAGCAGAAACAGGGTGTTCTGGAGGCAGACGCTGCTCGTGCCGTGCGCCAGCAATTGCGGGAGAGAGGGTTAACCCCGCTGACCGTTGAACCGGCCGTTGACAAACAACAGGCTCGTACTAACCCGTTCAGTAATCGAGGCTCCCTGAGTGCTGCGGACCTTGCCCTGGTCACCCGCCAACTGGCCACCCTGATTCAGTCAGGGATTCCCATCGAACAGGCGCTCAGTGCTGCTGCCCAGCAATCCACCAAACCCCGCATCCGCAGTATGTTGATTGCGATTCGGGCCAAAGTGATGGAAGGCTACACCCTGGCGGACAGTTTTGGTGAGTTTCCAAGGGCGTTTCCCCGGCTTTATCGCTCGACAGTCGCCGCCGGTGAGCATGCCGGGCACCTGGACCTGGTACTGAACCGGCTGGCGGACTACACCGAAAACCGCCAGGAAGCCCGGCAAAAAATTCAGTTGGCCGCGATCTACCCGATCATTCTCAGTGTGGTTGCTATCGCCATTGTAGTTTTCCTGCTGACCTACGTGGTGCCGGATATCATCGAGGTGTTTGTGAGGCAAGGGCAGGACTTGCCCGGGCTGACCATGGCCATGTTATCGGTGTCGGAATTTCTCGGCACTTATGGTGTCTATCTCTTTATCTTGCTGATGTTGGCGCTGGTTGGATTTCGGATTGCCCTGAACAAACCCGGGTTCCGGATGAAATTTCACAAGCAGTTGTTACATCTTCCGTTGTTCTCGGGCATGGTTCGGGGTGTGAACACTGCGCGTTATGCAAGCACCCTGAGCATCCTGACCACCAGTGGTGTGCCACTGGTGGAGGCCATGAAAATCGCCGGTGAGGTACTGTCTAACGACTACCTTCGAAAAGAACTGAAAGATGCAGCACGTAAAGTCAGCGAGGGCGGCTCGTTGCATCGGTCGCTGGATCAGACTGGCTACTTTCCGCCAATGATGTTGCACATGATTGCCAGTGGCGAGGCCAGTGGTGAGCTGGACGGCATGCTGGAGCGCACCGCCCGGATGCAGGAGAACACCCTGCAGTCGAAAATTGCCGCCATTGTCGGCCTGTTTGAGCCGTTGATGCTGCTGGTGATGGGCGTTGTGGTGCTGATCATCGTATTGGCGATCATGCTGCCCATTCTGAACATGAGCAATCTGGTGGGCTGA
- the gspE gene encoding type II secretion system ATPase GspE: MTTETEMQPQDAPLGRLPFTFAKRNGVILTRNEDGEAIILVRPGASHSALAEANRISGGRARFTTIEANRFDQALNAAYQNDSAEAMQMVEGIGDDMDLASLADSVPETEDLLEQEDDAPIIRLINAILTEAVKTNASDVHIETYEKHLVVRFRVDGVLREVVQPKRALAPLLVSRIKVMAKLDIAEKRVPQDGRIALRVAGREVDIRVSTMPSSSGERVVLRLLDKQAGTIRLESLGMAGNDLKILRKLIYRPYGILLVTGPTGSGKSTTLYASLQEINDRSRNILTVEDPIEYNLPGIGQTQVNTKVDMTFARGLRAILRQDPDVVMIGEIRDLETAEIAVQASLTGHLVLSTLHTNTAVGAITRLMDMGIEPFLISSSLVGIVAQRLVRVLCTHCREPYTPTEEHCEFLQQDPANPPTIYRAKGCEHCNQLGYRGRIGIYEVVEITEEISTLIHKRAGEMDLEKAARLRSPSIHADGVKKILEGTTTVEEVLRVTHRSQ, translated from the coding sequence TTGACCACCGAAACCGAAATGCAGCCGCAGGATGCGCCGCTGGGCCGTCTTCCGTTCACCTTTGCCAAGCGCAACGGTGTCATTCTTACCCGCAATGAAGACGGTGAAGCGATTATCCTGGTGCGACCGGGTGCGTCCCACTCTGCACTTGCTGAAGCAAACCGGATCAGTGGTGGTCGGGCCCGCTTTACCACAATTGAAGCAAACCGTTTTGACCAGGCCCTGAACGCTGCATATCAGAACGATTCGGCCGAAGCCATGCAGATGGTGGAGGGTATTGGCGATGACATGGACCTGGCATCGCTGGCGGATTCCGTGCCGGAGACCGAAGATCTTCTGGAGCAGGAAGACGACGCCCCGATCATTCGCCTGATCAACGCCATTCTCACTGAGGCGGTGAAGACCAACGCTTCGGACGTGCATATCGAAACCTATGAAAAGCACCTGGTAGTGCGCTTCCGCGTTGATGGCGTGCTGCGTGAGGTGGTTCAGCCGAAACGGGCTCTGGCGCCTTTGCTGGTTTCCCGCATCAAGGTTATGGCAAAACTGGATATCGCTGAAAAGCGGGTACCCCAGGATGGCCGTATAGCGCTCCGGGTGGCAGGACGGGAAGTGGATATCCGGGTGTCCACCATGCCGTCGTCCAGTGGCGAGCGGGTGGTGCTGCGTTTGCTGGATAAACAGGCGGGTACCATTCGGCTGGAATCCCTGGGCATGGCGGGAAATGACCTCAAGATCCTGCGCAAACTCATCTACCGCCCTTACGGGATTCTTCTGGTTACTGGCCCGACCGGTTCCGGTAAGTCGACAACCCTGTACGCGTCATTGCAGGAGATCAACGACCGAAGCCGCAATATTCTGACCGTCGAAGACCCCATCGAGTACAACCTGCCTGGTATCGGCCAGACCCAGGTCAACACCAAGGTGGATATGACCTTCGCCCGGGGGCTTCGGGCTATCCTGCGCCAGGACCCGGATGTGGTCATGATTGGTGAAATCCGGGATCTGGAAACGGCGGAGATTGCCGTTCAGGCCAGTTTGACCGGTCACCTTGTGCTCTCAACCCTGCATACCAATACTGCAGTGGGTGCCATTACCCGCTTGATGGATATGGGCATTGAACCCTTCCTGATTTCCTCAAGCCTGGTGGGTATTGTTGCCCAGCGTCTGGTGCGGGTGTTGTGTACCCATTGTCGCGAACCCTATACGCCGACCGAAGAACATTGCGAATTCCTGCAGCAGGACCCAGCCAATCCGCCCACCATTTATCGGGCCAAAGGCTGTGAACACTGTAACCAGCTGGGATACCGTGGGCGTATCGGTATCTATGAGGTGGTGGAAATTACCGAAGAAATCAGCACGCTGATTCACAAACGAGCAGGGGAGATGGACCTGGAGAAAGCCGCTCGCCTCCGCAGTCCGAGTATTCACGCAGACGGGGTCAAAAAAATCCTGGAAGGCACGACCACCGTGGAAGAAGTTCTGCGCGTTACCCACCGGAGCCAGTAA
- a CDS encoding type II secretion system protein N translates to MLALDQRIPLLLAVTAVVAMLGLTSWQAYQFWQNESQRTLPQVQTAGNNTDTPRQNVPEVQLANLTLFGTASDTGGAVEVDTENLPETNLRLSLRGVLAADGEFPGSALIEDDKGKTEAYLVGNELPGNAKLRTVFPNRVIIERAGKLENLYFPELDDRSGVSLASSNAESLDQEIQQRQTPQPAQRASSSGTATPAGEQQRREEIRQRLEQLRQRLQNSN, encoded by the coding sequence ATGCTCGCTCTTGATCAAAGGATACCATTGTTACTTGCGGTGACTGCGGTTGTGGCCATGCTAGGGCTGACCAGTTGGCAGGCATACCAGTTCTGGCAAAACGAGTCGCAGCGTACGCTGCCCCAGGTGCAGACAGCGGGTAACAACACCGACACACCAAGACAGAACGTGCCTGAGGTACAGCTGGCAAACCTGACCCTGTTCGGTACAGCTTCGGATACCGGTGGCGCAGTGGAGGTGGATACCGAAAATCTGCCAGAAACCAACCTCAGGCTTTCGCTGCGCGGTGTGTTGGCTGCTGACGGCGAATTCCCGGGCAGCGCGCTGATTGAAGATGACAAGGGCAAGACCGAAGCGTACCTGGTAGGCAACGAGCTTCCCGGTAACGCCAAGCTACGCACCGTGTTCCCTAACCGTGTCATCATCGAGCGCGCTGGCAAACTCGAAAACCTCTATTTTCCGGAGCTTGATGATCGTTCAGGCGTTTCTCTGGCCAGTAGCAATGCAGAATCACTCGACCAGGAGATACAGCAACGGCAAACACCACAGCCTGCACAACGTGCATCATCCAGCGGCACGGCCACGCCAGCGGGCGAACAACAACGTAGAGAGGAGATCAGACAGCGACTGGAGCAGTTACGCCAACGGCTACAGAACAGTAACTGA
- a CDS encoding transglutaminase-like cysteine peptidase encodes MATATWSARRHSILIPLVFAFSLAGAIELSDRLMTYVRSEFGQEAHQRLQDWQRLHQLARNAPIDRQLRLVNSFFNRIPFVSDIQHWGEEDYWATPVELLTTNGGDCEDFSIAKYLTLRAMGVPDEELRIVYVKALELNQAHMVLAWYKTPDADPLILDNLINDIRPASQRTDLEPVYSFNGEGLWLNRSSGERSRIGDAQRLEHWQDLNRRLTESLRH; translated from the coding sequence ATGGCAACGGCAACCTGGTCTGCACGTCGCCACTCCATCCTCATCCCCCTGGTGTTTGCTTTTTCCCTGGCGGGCGCCATTGAGCTCAGCGACCGGCTGATGACCTACGTGCGGAGTGAATTCGGCCAGGAAGCCCATCAGAGGCTGCAAGACTGGCAGCGGCTGCATCAATTGGCCCGTAATGCCCCCATCGACCGACAGCTTCGTCTGGTCAACTCGTTCTTCAATCGGATCCCTTTCGTCAGTGACATCCAGCATTGGGGGGAGGAAGACTACTGGGCCACCCCGGTAGAATTGCTAACCACCAACGGCGGAGACTGCGAAGACTTCTCCATTGCCAAGTATCTGACACTACGAGCCATGGGCGTTCCCGACGAAGAACTGCGTATTGTCTATGTCAAAGCCCTGGAGCTGAACCAGGCCCACATGGTTCTGGCCTGGTACAAGACCCCGGACGCCGATCCGTTGATCCTTGACAACCTGATAAACGACATTAGACCTGCCTCGCAAAGAACTGATCTGGAACCAGTTTATAGCTTTAACGGTGAAGGCCTCTGGCTCAACCGTTCCTCCGGGGAGCGCTCGAGGATTGGCGATGCCCAGAGGCTTGAGCACTGGCAGGACCTGAACCGACGTTTGACCGAGTCCCTGCGACACTGA
- a CDS encoding FAD-binding oxidoreductase: MRRWNGWGDDQFNLELPAQGQAFLEQRVGSANPLQDATLEQVSQKVPATRLPADPKVDDLIDTSAEVRVRHARGQSLVDWLALRSGEIGTFPDGVAFPNSNSDVRALLRYAEDHDLHLIPYGGGTSVAGHINPVDQGKPVLTISLAKMNRLLDLDRESQLATFGAGTPGPLVEAQLRAHGYTLGHFPQSFELSTIGGWVASRSSGQQSLRYGRIEQLFAGGRIETLQGTLDLPTLPASSAGPDIREMILGSEGRLGLITEVKARVSRLADQEDFYVVFFPSWEQAKTASRKLVQNRVTLSMLRLSNAIETETQLALAGHPQLIGMLEKFLSFRGVREGKCMMTFGITGSKAQCRSTLAQAKKVCSAHGGVYTGTKLGAKWAEKRFTMPYFREALWQMGYAVDTLETATDWDNVDNLLNRIESNLREGLSKDGERTHVFTHLSHFYGQGCSIYTTYVFRVADTYPETVARWQHLKNTTSELIVRNRGTISHQHGVGKDHAPFLPVEKGELGMRAIRALTDSFDPDARLNPKTLLD; encoded by the coding sequence ATGCGACGCTGGAACGGATGGGGTGATGATCAGTTTAACCTGGAGCTGCCTGCGCAGGGTCAGGCATTTCTTGAACAGCGAGTTGGTTCTGCTAATCCGTTACAGGATGCGACCCTGGAGCAAGTAAGCCAAAAGGTACCCGCCACACGCCTACCGGCTGACCCCAAGGTTGATGACCTGATCGATACCAGCGCGGAAGTGCGCGTACGCCACGCCCGAGGCCAAAGCCTGGTGGACTGGCTGGCCCTTCGCAGCGGCGAGATCGGCACGTTTCCCGACGGGGTTGCATTTCCGAACTCCAATTCGGATGTTCGAGCCTTGCTGCGCTATGCCGAAGACCACGACTTGCACCTGATTCCTTACGGTGGCGGTACCAGCGTGGCGGGCCATATCAACCCCGTCGACCAAGGCAAACCAGTGCTGACCATCAGCCTTGCCAAAATGAACCGCCTTCTGGACCTGGACCGGGAAAGTCAGCTGGCCACGTTTGGCGCAGGCACTCCAGGCCCCCTGGTTGAGGCGCAGTTACGTGCCCACGGCTATACCTTGGGCCACTTTCCCCAGTCCTTCGAGCTCTCCACCATTGGCGGCTGGGTGGCCTCCCGCTCCAGTGGGCAACAGTCCCTCCGCTATGGCCGAATCGAGCAGTTGTTTGCCGGTGGCCGAATCGAAACCCTGCAGGGCACGCTGGACCTGCCCACTCTGCCCGCTTCCAGCGCCGGGCCGGACATCCGGGAGATGATTCTGGGCTCCGAAGGTCGGCTGGGCCTGATCACTGAGGTCAAAGCCCGTGTCAGCCGCCTGGCTGATCAGGAAGACTTCTATGTGGTGTTCTTCCCGAGTTGGGAACAGGCAAAAACCGCTTCGCGAAAGCTGGTGCAGAACCGTGTAACCCTATCCATGCTGCGTTTAAGCAACGCGATCGAGACCGAAACCCAACTGGCGTTAGCGGGCCACCCACAACTGATCGGTATGCTGGAGAAATTCCTGTCCTTCAGAGGGGTGCGCGAAGGCAAGTGCATGATGACCTTCGGCATTACCGGCAGCAAAGCCCAGTGCCGTTCCACCCTGGCTCAAGCCAAGAAAGTGTGCAGTGCCCATGGTGGTGTTTATACAGGCACCAAACTTGGTGCCAAGTGGGCCGAAAAGCGCTTTACCATGCCCTACTTCCGGGAGGCGCTCTGGCAAATGGGCTATGCGGTAGACACCCTGGAAACGGCTACAGACTGGGATAACGTCGATAACCTGCTCAATCGAATTGAGAGCAATCTGCGAGAAGGTCTCAGTAAGGACGGAGAAAGAACCCACGTGTTCACCCACCTGTCCCATTTCTACGGACAGGGTTGTTCCATCTACACAACCTATGTGTTCCGCGTAGCCGATACCTACCCGGAAACCGTGGCCCGATGGCAGCATCTGAAAAACACTACCTCGGAACTGATCGTCCGCAACCGGGGAACCATCAGTCACCAGCACGGGGTTGGCAAGGACCACGCCCCCTTCCTGCCGGTAGAAAAAGGCGAACTGGGCATGCGCGCCATCCGTGCGCTGACGGATAGCTTTGACCCAGACGCCCGCCTCAATCCCAAAACCCTTCTGGACTGA